One Oryza glaberrima chromosome 11, OglaRS2, whole genome shotgun sequence genomic region harbors:
- the LOC127755759 gene encoding cysteine-rich receptor-like protein kinase 6, whose protein sequence is MVPSLFSSVAILLLHLFLVSSASATNFTCTGLATCQSAIVYTSPAATTYIELLSSFETTTLHDLFDANGLPPSTLSHTAIPANATVIIPFRCSCVAGANRSESQPFHIIQPNDNMSYIAAQFDDFVTYQEIAAASNISNPDFLEVGQELWIPLPCSCDQVEGNNVTHFAYKVRAADNVSKIAARFGVKESTLLKINGITDPKNLTQGQILDVPVPGSFNQDDFSLDLRTLQTATNNFDERNRLGEGGFGMVYKGTLLDGQQIVVKRLSHCSKQGLNELKNELVLVGKLQHKNLVRVLGVCVEKQEKLLVYEYMPNRSLDTFIFDRDKGKELGWEKRFKIIIEIARGLEYLHEESRLKIIHRDLKANNILLDSDLTPKISDFGLAKLFGEDQSHVVTNRVAGTYGYMAPEYAMFGQYSVKSDVFSFGVLILEIITGRRSMGSFNDHEQSFSLLDLVNIIGQNNISKTVLYLVDPSLSRDAGGQLIQRDQLLGCIHVALLCVQENPADRPKLSAVTTMIGGGSNSTASLNPPSRPAFCMHPADATRTAAGGKPATASANRVSLTELQPR, encoded by the exons ATGGTACCATCATTATTCTCCTCCGTGGCtatccttctcctccacctcttccTTGTGTCGTCCGCATCGGCCACTAACTTCACCTGCACCGGGCTGGCAACATGCCAGTCAGCCATCGTCTACACAtctcccgccgccaccacctacATCGAACTCCTCTCCAGCTTCGAGACCACCACTCTCCACGACCTCTTCGACGCCAACGGCCTCCCGCCGAGCACCCTGTCCCACACAGCCATCCCCGCCAACGCCACCGTTATCATCCCGTTCCGCTGCTCCTGCGTCGCCGGTGCCAACCGGTCGGAGAGCCAGCCCTTCCACATCATACAGCCAAACGACAATATGTCCTATATCGCCGCTCAATTTGACGACTTCGTGACCTACCAGGAGATCGCTGCCGCGAGCAACATCTCTAATCCTGACTTCTTGGAAGTCGGGCAGGAGCTCTGGATCCCACTTCCCTGCAGCTGCGACCAGGTGGAGGGGAACAATGTGACGCACTTTGCCTACAAAGTCCGTGCCGCGGACAACGTATCGAAGATCGCCGCGAGGTTCGGGGTCAAGGAATCTACGCTGCTGAAGATCAACGGGATCACCGATCCCAAAAACCTCACCCAGGGGCAGATTCTTGATGTCCCGGTACCTG GGTCATTTAATCAAGATGACTTCAGTCTTGATCTCCGAACTTTGCAGACAGCAACAAATAACTTCGACGAGCGAAATAGGCTCGGGGAAGGTGGTTTTGGTATGGTTTATAAG GGAACTCTTTTAGATGGTCAACAGATAGTAGTGAAGAGACTATCACATTGTTCGAAGCAAGGGTTAAATGAGCTGAAAAATGAGCTAGTTTTGGTTGGCAAGCTTCAACACAAAAACCTTGTACGAGTACTGGGTGTTTGCGTGGAAAAGCAAGAGAAGTTGCTTGTGTATGAGTACATGCCCAATAGAAGCTTGGACACCTTCATTTTTG ATCGAGACAAAGGCAAAGAATTAGGTTGGGAGAAAAGATTCAAGATCATAATTGAAATTGCTCGAGGTTTAGAGTACCTGCATGAAGAGTCTAGATTGAAGATAATCCACCGCGATCTCAAAGCAAACAACATTCTGTTAGACTCTGATTTAACTCCGAAGATTTCAGACTTTGGATTGGCAAAGTTGTTTGGAGAAGATCAATCACATGTTGTCACAAATCGAGTTGCTGGGACATA CGGATATATGGCACCTGAATACGCAATGTTTGGACAATATTCCGTCAAGTCTGATGTATTCAGTTTTGGTGTTCTTATTCTTGAGATCATCACGGGAAGAAGAAGCATGGGTTCCTTCAACGACCATGAGCAATCTTTTAGCCTTCTGGACCTTGTGA atattattggtcaaaataACATCTCGAAAACTGTGT tatatctggtGGATCCTTCGCTGTCCAGAGACGCCGGCGGCCAGCTGATCCAGAGAGACCAGCTGCTGGGGTGCATCCATGTCGCCCTGCTGTGCGTGCAGGAGAACCCCGCCGACCGGCCGAAGCTGTCGGCGGTGACCACGAtgatcggcggcggcagcaacagcACGGCGTCGCTCAACCCTCCGTCGAGGCCGGCGTTCTGCATGCACCCGGCGGATGCCACGCGgacggccgccggcggcaagcCGGCGACCGCGTCGGCCAACCGTGTCTCCCTCACCGAACTCCAGCCAAGATAG